The Christiangramia flava JLT2011 region GAAAATTTGCATTTTGGCTGCTTTATTAACAAATATTTATATACATTTATAACTGTTGTGAGCTTTAATTAAACTATCCAAATTAAACTATTTCTTATGAAAAAACTTATTTTCAGGAGCCTCTTGTGCGCTATCGCTATGCTTACATTCAGCATGGCGCAGGCGCAAACTGTTTCTGGTACGGTAACCGACGAGAGTGGGCCGCTGCCAGGAGTGAACGTTTCAGTAAAGGGAACTTCTAACGGTACTACTACCGATTTTGACGGGAATTACACATTGAACAATGTTCCCGGAGATGCTACTCTCGTTTTTAGTTTCGTGGGTTTTGAAACTCAGGAACTTGGAGTTGGAGGTCGTTCGACTATTGATGTGAACATGACGACCGATGCCTCCGAACTCGATGAAGTCGTACTGATTGGGTACGGTCAAACAACCGTTCGGGATGCGACCGGGGCCGTAGCTTCGGTAAGTTCAGAAGACTTCAACAAAGGGAATATTTCTTCTCCCGAGGAATTGATCCAGGGTAAAACCGCCGGGGTGCAGATCACCCAGGCCAGTGGAGAGCCAGGTGCCGGAATCGCCCTGCGTATTCGGGGTACGACTTCGGTACGTTCTAATAACAACCCGCTATTCGTAGTAGACGGTGTGCCATTGGCAGGAGACGACACGACTTCAGGTACTGGTGACCTTGGTGTTGGTTCTGGTTCAGCAAGAAACCCTTTGAACTTCTTAAATCCAAGCGATATCGAAAGTATCAGTGTTTTGAAAGATGCTTCAGCTACTGCGATCTATGGTTCCAGAGGTGCCAATGGGGTGGTGATCATCCAGACCAAATCTGGTCGTGGAATGCGCGGAACTTCATTTTCATATGATGCTTCCGTAAGTGTTGCCAATGCTTCTAATACGTATGATCTGCTGAATCGTGAGCAATTCCTGAATGCTGTGGAACAGTATGGAGGAGACCGCGATGCACAGGATTTTGGAGCAGATACTGACTGGCAGGATGTGATTACCAGAACTGCCTTCTCTCAGAACCACGCTTTTTCCTTTATGAACAGTTACAAATCTGGAAACCTTCGTCTTTCATTAGGTTATAATAATATTGAAGGAGTTGTGGAAAATTCTGAAATGGAACGTTTAACCGGAAGGTTGAATGCAAACCATAGATTCTTTGATGATAAATTAAATCTTTCGCTTCAGGCTACGCTTTCAAAAGTAGATGATATGGCAGCGCCAATTAGTAATAATGCCGGTTCAACCGGGGATTTATTGGGGGCTGCTTATTATGCGAACCCTACATGGCCTGCGGAATTAAGTTTCGATCCTGTTGGAAATGCGATCAACCCGTTACAGATCCTTGAATATGTTCAGGATCAAACCGAGACTAACAGAGCATTGATCAACTTTTCAGCGGATTATGATATTCTGGATAACCTGAACGCTAAAGTGACCTTAGGTTATGATAAGTCAAAAGCTGAAAAAACAGCCGTGGTTTCCGGAGATGTTGTTGGTTTCGCCAACGGTGCTCCAGGGAACGGCCGCGGACTTCTTTACGATCTGGAAGCGACCAACCGCTTGTTGGATTTCGTAGTGAACTACGAGAAAGAGTTCGAAAATTCTAATTTCTCTGCATTATTAGGTTATTCCTTCCAGGATTTCCATAGAGAAGGAAGAAATGCTTCGGCTTTTGGATTTGCTTCTACCAATATGGACCAAATGGTTAGCCAGTTCAGAAGTGATCTTGGAGCTTTGGAAGGAGCTATCAATAGATCATACCAGCAATTGCGTTATAGCGATTCCGGTTTCCTGATCGATGCCTTATTCCCTGATGTGGAAACAGGAATCTCTCAAACTGCTCCTTCGGGGATCAGTACCAGAACGATTACTGGTGGTCTTTATGACAATACTGATGAACTTCAGTCATTCTTCACTCGTTTGAACTACTCTTTAATGGATAAGT contains the following coding sequences:
- a CDS encoding SusC/RagA family TonB-linked outer membrane protein, which produces MKKLIFRSLLCAIAMLTFSMAQAQTVSGTVTDESGPLPGVNVSVKGTSNGTTTDFDGNYTLNNVPGDATLVFSFVGFETQELGVGGRSTIDVNMTTDASELDEVVLIGYGQTTVRDATGAVASVSSEDFNKGNISSPEELIQGKTAGVQITQASGEPGAGIALRIRGTTSVRSNNNPLFVVDGVPLAGDDTTSGTGDLGVGSGSARNPLNFLNPSDIESISVLKDASATAIYGSRGANGVVIIQTKSGRGMRGTSFSYDASVSVANASNTYDLLNREQFLNAVEQYGGDRDAQDFGADTDWQDVITRTAFSQNHAFSFMNSYKSGNLRLSLGYNNIEGVVENSEMERLTGRLNANHRFFDDKLNLSLQATLSKVDDMAAPISNNAGSTGDLLGAAYYANPTWPAELSFDPVGNAINPLQILEYVQDQTETNRALINFSADYDILDNLNAKVTLGYDKSKAEKTAVVSGDVVGFANGAPGNGRGLLYDLEATNRLLDFVVNYEKEFENSNFSALLGYSFQDFHREGRNASAFGFASTNMDQMVSQFRSDLGALEGAINRSYQQLRYSDSGFLIDALFPDVETGISQTAPSGISTRTITGGLYDNTDELQSFFTRLNYSLMDKYLFTFTMRADGSSRFGPENRYGYFPSAAFAWKIDEEAFMPDSFSTFKLRLGYGITGNQEGLGYGNFTTRRILNGYGIDNGGNINGGGLGTAGFANPDLKWEETSQANVGVDFGFANDRLSGSLDFYYKDTQDLLLLAQNAQPSPAAYSFTNIDGNVINKGVEFAIEYDILDSEDFFWNLGFNISYNDNELRNFDGLIETAQISGQGLTGAFAQLLAEGRPLFSYYLREFAGYDANGISIYPNGDQQEFVDKSALPTTNLGINTRAEYKNFDASLFFSGQYGFYIYNNTANAFFTAGSINSGRNVTTDVLTSGESPANAPDVSTRFLEKGDFLRLQNASIGYTFDLNENSFLDNLRLYVNGQNLFVITDYSGLDPEVNTQTPLNNLPTAGIDYTSFPRPRTFTFGLNAKF